The proteins below come from a single Plodia interpunctella isolate USDA-ARS_2022_Savannah chromosome 21, ilPloInte3.2, whole genome shotgun sequence genomic window:
- the LOC128679392 gene encoding uncharacterized protein LOC128679392 translates to MIVSLEKTKYALISLKKLKTEHYIKMIVLLLSMLINQSVAVTVRREEPVDTTKSFDNWTTCEEFLDGAIFDEKRLLDVDWKVFYFWAEEYDETYIVRFRPPTEMEINRFKEEIDKRVHKASRPTNVNWNNTAFFVESTVDLSAFFIRTETSGKFRVISSLIFEHLLQPEVIFAMKIVEPGYLAFMNCEFKVGAALAPVEIMPKDDQLIAAASLFKMRNPLGFPYRVQNNVPDISVTVDPNDIMEDEEETEVQMHGALSLD, encoded by the exons atgatTGTTTCGTTAGAGAAGACAAAATATGCACTAATTTCTTTAAAGAAGTTGAAAACTGAACATTATATCAAAATGATAGTGTTATTACTATCGATGTTAATCAACCAATCAGTGGCTGTGACAGTACGCCGTGAAGAGCCAGTAGACACGACAAAATCTTTTGACAACTGGACCACGTGTGAGGAATTCTTGGACGGAGCCATCTTTGATGAGAAACGATTGCTGGACGTAGATTGGAAAGTGTTCTATTTCTGGGCTGAGGAATATGATGAAACGTATATTGTCAGGTTTAGACCGCCCACGGAAATg GAAATAAACAGATTCAAGGAGGAAATAGATAAGAGAGTTCACAAAGCAAGTCGTCCTACCAACGTCAATTGGAACAACACTGCGTTCTTCGTGGAGTCCACCGTGGACCTGAGCGCTTTCTTCATCAGGACAGAGACTTCGGGAAAATTCCGAGTGATTTCGTCCCTAATTTTCGAac aTCTGTTACAGCCAGAGGTGATTTTCGCAATGAAGATAGTGGAACCAGGCTACTTGGCTTTCATGAACTGTGAGTTTAAAGTTGGTGCTGCGCTTGCTCCTGTCGAGATAATGCCAAAGGACGACCAG TTAATAGCAGCAGCGAGCTTGTTCAAAATGAGAAATCCACTAGGTTTTCCATACCGTGTGCAGAACAACGTACCGGACATATCAGTAACAGTGGATCCTAACGATATTATGGAGGACGAAGAGGAGACAGAGGTCCAGATGCATGGGGCTCTTTCGCTTGACTAG
- the LOC128679390 gene encoding uncharacterized protein LOC128679390, which translates to MKTVALFFLLHFTNGERAESMENNGPSPNVQYVYPNPAFYMNYVNPSSGLKEPIDFLEMAMVYPQTEEEKRYYLKTAPLSDIQFMRRPTDLPDLIYPGDRIMENKTYVDFFKFEDLQSRNLEIDKPKVPKKEPHRSEAPVNLGFLSKYDKKSLNPVNLTLNDKTARNFAFEHTNVKIAWTTCEEFKKNSVFHPKDLLDIDWIPFYMWTAHDERIAVVHKFRVPTVKAVQAYKKDYGPYLSEKVDWNQPKLMLEEVTPMLLIAVDQTGLFHGIKHQMTSDYLKTHPKAKYPVITLRMKILDPYLALMYCGDFYAQILAINGQVPETDELKTEEAKVLNFNGTGSPVSLVSAREENIRKIAEWKLLEKQREEESKFVNDYEAPRDKFLDRW; encoded by the exons ATGAAGACAgttgcattattttttctattgcaTTTCACTAATGGAGAACGTGCGGAATCCATGGAGAATAATGGTCCTTCACCTAATGTCCAATATGTTTATCCAAACCCTGCATTTTATATGAACTATGTCAACCCATCTTCAGGCCTTAAGGAACCAATAGATTTCCTCGAGATGGCAATGGTATACCCACAGACAGAGGAAGAGAAAAGATACTATCTGAAAACCGCACCTCTAAGTGATATACAATTCATGAGGAGGCCTACAGATCTACCTGATTTGATTTATCCAGGAGACAGAATcatggaaaataaaacttatgtagatttctttaaatttgaagatttacAATCCAGGAACCTTGAGATCGACAAGCCAAAAGTTCCTAAAAAAGAACCGCATAGAAGTGAAGCACCAGTGAATTTAGGTTTTCTTAgtaaatatgacaaaaaatcgCTTAATCCAGTGAATTTGACACTAAATGATAAAACGGCACGTAATTTTGCTTTCGAGCATACTAATGTAAAAATTGCATGGACAACGTGcgaagaatttaaaaagaattcTGTATTTCATCCTAAAGACTTGCTTGACATTGATTGGATACCGTTTTATATGTGGACTGCTCATGACGAAAGAATAGCAGTTGTTCACAAGTTCAGAGTTCCAACTGTAAAA GCCGTTCAGGCGTACAAAAAAGACTATGGTCCATATTTATCAGAAAAAGTGGATTGGAATCAGCCAAAACTGATGCTGGAGGAAGTTACGCCGATGCTTCTGATAGCAGTGGACCAGACAGGCCTGTTCCATGGCATAAAACATCAGATGACTTCTGATTACTTGAAga CTCATCCCAAAGCAAAGTATCCAGTGATAACATTGCGCATGAAAATTCTGGATCCATACTTAGCCTTGATGTACTGCGGCGATTTTTACGCTCAGATATTGGCAATCAACGGACAGGTGCCAGAGACGGAcgaacttaagacagaagaaGCAAAAGTGCTCAACTTTAATGGAACAGGTTCACCAGTTTCTTTGGTATCGGCAAGAGAAGAAAACATTCGTAAAATAGCCGAGTGGAAGTTGCTCGAGAAGCAAAGAGAGgaagaaagtaagtttgtaaaTGATTATGAAGCCCCAAGAGACAAATTTTTGGATAGGtggtga